CTGCATCAGTCTTTTTGGCGAGATGCCATACTTCGATAAAAATGAATAGTGGATTATAAAAGAGGATAGCATGCATTAGGAATAAGTAACATTGCTGAGATTTAAGACTTAACTAAAATAGGATGGTACCAATCACATTcatgaacttaaaaaaaaaaaaaaaaaaaaaaagaagaagaagaagaacatatCACATGACGGAAAAAAAATCTGGggttagtaaaaaaaaaaaacttcagaaaaatcatatcattaatctttctagccaattttagccttcaacaaaaaaaaaatcctggcCCCATATGATGTTAGtctacaaaaagaagcaaacaAATTCATTAAAGTTGCATGACTTTCGTCTCCTCTCTTAACTTTTCTAGGATCGAACTGGTCTATCTAGACACCATTCTTTAACAGTAATAGTCATGTCACAGGTAACAAATGGCTTTTATCAAAATAAGAATGCCATTCCCGCGATGACAATACTCTGTAGGTAGAAAAAGGTACatgagagaaaacaaaaggaagaggaaaggaGGGGAATCAAATAATTCTAACAAATTTTGATTAGTCAGGTGGTATAGTGCAAACCTTCAGGTAATATTATGAATAACCTCAAATCAATAAACCAATGAcgaatttacctcaaattaaatctcaaatcgataCGCACGCAACAAATTTACACTCCATTAATTTCCGTTAAGttttactgtcaaattgctCAGTTAGATGACATGgtactaatttggagttttaccCTCCATTTTCAGCATGGGTATACCAgctaatccaatttaatggaaactaacaaaTGACggatttattataagtgtaccaatttaagatttttttgtggttacaaaattagtttgggataaatttttcacaaatatatcgatttgagattttttataatttaagataaatttatcaatttgtggttttttttctGTGATATTAAACCCTAAACCTTTCAGATTTTTTAACCTTGCAAACCATTGGCTTTTCCTTAAGTTTCTCTTGGTTCGTACCTGTTGGAACTTGCAGCTGAAATCGCGAGATCGTGATGGCAAAGAACGAGCAGGATATAAAGACCGGGCATAAACTCGTCCAAAACACGCGTCAACGGCGCGTCTCGGCTTCAGGTTTCGCAGGCTCCTCCGCGGACGTTTTCGCCGCCTCCTCTttgtcttccttcttctcctcttcttccttagGAGCCGGTTGCAGCGGTTGAGCGGAGAACTTGCGCTTGCTCAGAGCCTCCCGGACGAGGCTTTTGAGCTCGTCGGGGGCCTTCGTCTGTGCATCGGGAAGCTCCCCGACGACGTTGGTCTCTTCCTTGAAGGAAGCGTATCAGGAGGCCTTCACGATTCTCTcttccgcctccgcctccacgcCCTTCGCCACGTCCTCTCCGGCGGCGGGCGTTTCGGCTGCGTGAGGTGCGTCGGAACCACCCCCACCATGACTTCCTCCGCCGGGGCTGGCGCTTCCGAAGCTGGAGGCGGTTCTGAGGGTCCTCAGCCATGACCGTGGAgcttcagagagagagagagagagagagagagagagattgaagatgaagatggaagaGAGGGAGGCGTTTGTACTTGCAACTGGAGTTGGTAGGCTACGCCGCCTTCTGAGGGTGTTCAAGTCCACCTCGACAGTACGAATGACCCTGCTGTCCAGTATCTGCCTGGCTTTGATCTTCGTTATGACCGACGGGACGGCCTTTCTCATGTGAATACACTGCGAAACGAAATCATCCGGCTGAGCAACGACAACGCATCAGCTGAGGGACCAACTCTCACGGCTGCGCGAGGCTGTTCAGCTCAAAAACCCCACGGCTTCAGAAATCGCAGCCGGCGCAACTTTTTTCCAGCATTTTCTCGGAAAACAAAGCGGGAAAAGATCCTCGAGGAAGTAGAGGAGGTTTagaggaaggagatgaagaggaagaggaagaggtcTTACGATGAACAGGACGGGATCAGGCGTCTTGGCCCTAACCGCGGCATTGACGGCGTCTTCGATTTTTGCGAGAGAGCATGTGCTTGTCCAGATACTCCTGCACCGACATCGTTGCTAAGCTTTCTCTCTCGCTAGCTCGCTCGCTGCGGATCGATGCTCTCCGGAAGCACGATCGAGCAGAGAGAGTTCGTCGCTCGACTCGACCTCCAAGCGCGAGCAAcctcctctgtttctctttttttttcctttatctttttttagcattattcgcttttcattttattcctaTGAAGTCATGGTAAGAATAATTTGGCTTTAGGAATGAGTAGGCATCACATTCACTCGTTTCACAAGCATTATGTATATTCTAGAAAATCATAAGATATGCTCCACCTCATAAACAATGTAATATAGTATAGCCAGCATGTGTCAAACTCATCCTATGCTCAAGTCAAGAAGACCTTACGGTCATGGTTCACTAGCGATGAGGCACGAAAATCATATCCGTTATTATTAAGTCCTGAAAATCACTTTTTTCTAAATAAGTCTAAAAAGAACACGTTAGTTAGTCGTGATTAAACAGCAAAATAGAATTGGTCCATACACATATATATCACCAATATGATTAAATTCCATCCAAAATATTTCTCGACAAAATTCATCTGTGGCTCCTGAGTATTATATGGTTGATTTAGTTTTTAGAAAGAGCATATCATACAATAGTTTATAGTTCCACTTCAACATACTGACAGTGTAGTTTTGTCTTTCTCGATAAATCGTGCCTTCTTGCAAAACATATTCGTTGATTTTGTGAGAATCTGACCGGGCCCACCTGCACACTTGTTGACCACCCTAATTAAATATTCGTTGACCGTGGcacttatataaatatatgattttGCAAGTTCGCCCTTTCCATCCATCATATCACCCAGCAAAGCGACAGGGGCGCGTGGGACCAAGAACTCTCTGGTTTGGCGGATAAGAAAAACCTTAACTCTTAAGGAATTGGTTAGACCATTAATTTATTATCCACGAAGTAACATACAAATATAATAATCGGCAGAACAATAAACAATCAACTTTTCTGGTGAGGGggttgacttgacttgacttggcAATCCTTCGCATGAACAGCTTCCGCTGGATCGTAGTCTTTAATCTCAAGCTCAAAGTCTCGACAGCTTCGACCGGCTTCTGCATTCGTCTCTTCGTTCGGGCTCAAGCTTCTTCCATTCTCGAGGTTTTCTGTGTCCTCTGCTTGTTTCTGAGTTTAGCCGCTCCTCGTTTGTTAATTTTTCGCGCGTATTTCACCGTTTCTTAGCTCCAGATGTGCAAACTgccatttccttttattatcTTCTTCCAAGAATCTTCGTGACGTTAAATGCGCGTTGGTTTTGTGCCGATCTGACCATTTTGTGCTCTTAGAAGTGCTCCAATTGCCTGAGAAGTTCCACTTTTTAGAGTCGcttccatttttgttttgttactCTGCTTTGCAAATTGATGGTTGATGTCATAACATCATGAAGTTCCCAAATAAGGAATTAGTCGAGATTAAGCCTCTAACCTTTGGTAAACTTACGCTCAGCTTTCACGGGATGCCTGAAACTCTcttcttgctctctctctttttctatttttttggggtGATATACAGtaattcatcaaatcaaatgatCAGGCAAAGGGCGATTACTTGTACTCAATCATCTGCTTCGTCCCTGGAATGGAAGTACGAGATTGGACACGGTGCTTCTATATAACCCCCTAAAATCTCTGTCGAATTGCCAACACAAGCCCGATTTGTTTCTGAGGACTCCTATAAGGACAAGGTGCATTCATTTCTCTTGTCTTTACAAAATTTGTCCAAGAAGATATGGCATCTTTCCCAAGGCCAGAAAATGAACAGTGTCAATACAAGTATGATGTCTTCCTGAGTTTCAGAGGTGAGGATACCCGCAAAAATTTTGTTGACCATTTGCACGATCATCTGTGGCGAAGAGGAATCGTGGCCTTTCGAGATGATCACCACCGACATCTTCAGAGGGGAAAATGTATTAAACCAGAAATATTGAGGGCAATAGAGCAGTCAAGATATGTACTAGTGATATTCTCTGAAAACTATGCTTCTTCTACTTGGTGCCTGGAAGAAGTTGCTAAGGCTGTGGAATGCAAAGATATCAATGAAGGATTAGTGATACCGATCTTCTACAAGTTCGATCCATCTGACGTACGGAAACTGAGGGGAAACTTTGGGAGAGGCTTTGCTAAAACTGAGGAAACTTATACTGGTGACAGGGGAAATATAAAGAGGTGGAAGGATGCATTAAATAAAGTAGCCGGTCTCGCCGGAAGAGAATTGAAAGATGGGTAGGCCTCTCTTCCATTAActtggaattatttattttctttaagttTAGTATGCCATGAATGTCATGACTATCATACTCTGTATTATGTTAGTTCATTTGAACCAAAATATATGATTAACTCCTCCAAAACTAAACAGCCTCAATGCTCATTGGGGAACTAATCATCTACATTTCTTCGCTGCAGATATGAGACCAAGTTTATTCAGCAAATCATTGGAGAAGTCGAAAATAAACTTGGTCCTCGGTTGTCCTGTGTTGTAGGCGATCTTGTGGGAATGCCTTCCCGGGTTGCAAATGTAGTTGAATATTTATGCTTGGACGAGAGTGATGTACGTAGTATTGGCATATGGGGAATGGGTGGCATAGGCAAAACAACTGTTGCACGAGCAGTTTTTGACAAAATCCGTGGCCGATTTGATGATGGATGTTGCTTTCTTGCCAATGtcagagaaatttcaaaaaagaatggTCTAATATATTTGCAAAACCAGTTTCTCAATGATATTCTCCTAGAGGACAATTTGACAATCAGGGATGACCACAGAGGAGCGAACATGATAAGAGAACAACTGCGACATAAAAAAGTTCTTGTTATACTTGATGACGTGGATGAAAAGGAACAGCTGGAAAAACTAGCAGGAGGTCTTAAATGGTTGGGACATGGGAGTAGGATCATTATAACAACCAGAGATGAACATTTGCTTTTCCAATATGGAGTAAATTCCATATATAGGGTGGAGGGACTATCCCTTGATGAGGCTCTCAAACTATTTTGTTTGAAAGCTTTTAGAAGTGACCATCCTCCAGCAGAGTTTGAGGAGCTCGTGAAGCAAGTTATTGGATATGCTGGTGGCCTTCCTCTAGCCCTTGATGTCTTAGGTTCCTTTTTGGCTTATAGGAGCTTGAAGCAATGGCAAAGTGCACTTGCCAGACTCAAAGAATGTCCAGAAGGGAAAATTTTTGACCGGCTTAAGTTAAGTTATGATGGACTACAGcagaaagagaaggagatttTCCTAGATATTGCCTGTTTTTTCAAGGGAAAGGAGAAACCTTACGTTACAGAAGTTCTGGACAATTGCGGTTTGTACGCAGATATTGGAATCGAAGTCCTTGTCAATAGAGCTCTTATCCAAATCATGGGCAACAAACTGTGGATGCATGATTTGCTACAAGAGATGGCCTGGGAAATTGTTCGTCGAGAGTCTTCAGAAGAGCCAGGAGAACGAAGTCGAGTCTGGCTTTTTGAGGATGTATGccatattttgtcaaaaaacTCGGTGAGTAActacaaaattaatttgcaagCATGCTTATTTGATATAAGGGGAAAAAATTGCTAGTCATGTATTGACACCATATGAGTTGTTTATTAGGGAACAAGAAAAGTCAAAGTCATAGCCTTGCGATCTGGGGACTATAGAACAGTGTGCTTGAATGGAGAGTCCTTCACAAACATGACTAACTTAAGAATTCTTGATGTTTGTGCCATCCACCTCTCTTCTGGTTTTAAGCACCTTTCAAATGAACTGCGCCTGCTAAGATGGGACAACTACAGTCTTAAATCATTTCCACCAAGTTTTCTTCCAAAGAATCTTGTTGAACTCCATATGCGAGACAGCCTCCTTTGCAGCCTCTGGAAAGGGAAAAGGTTGGAATTAGTACTCATGCATGTGTATGCTTCATCAGACGCGTTATTATGTTTAACAAGCTAATAAAGTTGTTCAACCAATTTTTTCTAGATGC
The window above is part of the Eucalyptus grandis isolate ANBG69807.140 chromosome 6, ASM1654582v1, whole genome shotgun sequence genome. Proteins encoded here:
- the LOC108960519 gene encoding disease resistance protein RUN1-like isoform X2, which codes for MASFPRPENEQCQYKYDVFLSFRGEDTRKNFVDHLHDHLWRRGIVAFRDDHHRHLQRGKCIKPEILRAIEQSRYVLVIFSENYASSTWCLEEVAKAVECKDINEGLVIPIFYKFDPSDVRKLRGNFGRGFAKTEETYTGDRGNIKRWKDALNKVAGLAGRELKDGYETKFIQQIIGEVENKLGPRLSCVVGDLVGMPSRVANVVEYLCLDESDVRSIGIWGMGGIGKTTVARAVFDKIRGRFDDGCCFLANVREISKKNGLIYLQNQFLNDILLEDNLTIRDDHRGANMIREQLRHKKVLVILDDVDEKEQLEKLAGGLKWLGHGSRIIITTRDEHLLFQYGVNSIYRVEGLSLDEALKLFCLKAFRSDHPPAEFEELVKQVIGYAGGLPLALDVLGSFLAYRSLKQWQSALARLKECPEGKIFDRLKLSYDGLQQKEKEIFLDIACFFKGKEKPYVTEVLDNCGLYADIGIEVLVNRALIQIMGNKLWMHDLLQEMAWEIVRRESSEEPGERSRVWLFEDVCHILSKNSGTRKVKVIALRSGDYRTVCLNGESFTNMTNLRILDVCAIHLSSGFKHLSNELRLLRWDNYSLKSFPPSFLPKNLVELHMRDSLLCSLWKGKRCRS
- the LOC108960519 gene encoding disease resistance protein RUN1-like isoform X3, yielding MASFPRPENEQCQYKYDVFLSFRGEDTRKNFVDHLHDHLWRRGIVAFRDDHHRHLQRGKCIKPEILRAIEQSRYVLVIFSENYASSTWCLEEVAKAVECKDINEGLVIPIFYKFDPSDVRKLRGNFGRGFAKTEETYTGDRGNIKRWKDALNKVAGLAGRELKDGYETKFIQQIIGEVENKLGPRLSCVVGDLVGMPSRVANVVEYLCLDESDVRSIGIWGMGGIGKTTVARAVFDKIRGRFDDGCCFLANVREISKKNGLIYLQNQFLNDILLEDNLTIRDDHRGANMIREQLRHKKVLVILDDVDEKEQLEKLAGGLKWLGHGSRIIITTRDEHLLFQYGVNSIYRVEGLSLDEALKLFCLKAFRSDHPPAEFEELVKQVIGYAGGLPLALDVLGSFLAYRSLKQWQSALARLKECPEGKIFDRLKLSYDGLQQKEKEIFLDIACFFKGKEKPYVTEVLDNCGLYADIGIEVLVNRALIQIMGNKLWMHDLLQEMAWEIVRRESSEEPGERSRVWLFEDVCHILSKNSDYKEQSNMVNVP
- the LOC108960519 gene encoding disease resistance protein RUN1-like isoform X1; translated protein: MASFPRPENEQCQYKYDVFLSFRGEDTRKNFVDHLHDHLWRRGIVAFRDDHHRHLQRGKCIKPEILRAIEQSRYVLVIFSENYASSTWCLEEVAKAVECKDINEGLVIPIFYKFDPSDVRKLRGNFGRGFAKTEETYTGDRGNIKRWKDALNKVAGLAGRELKDGYETKFIQQIIGEVENKLGPRLSCVVGDLVGMPSRVANVVEYLCLDESDVRSIGIWGMGGIGKTTVARAVFDKIRGRFDDGCCFLANVREISKKNGLIYLQNQFLNDILLEDNLTIRDDHRGANMIREQLRHKKVLVILDDVDEKEQLEKLAGGLKWLGHGSRIIITTRDEHLLFQYGVNSIYRVEGLSLDEALKLFCLKAFRSDHPPAEFEELVKQVIGYAGGLPLALDVLGSFLAYRSLKQWQSALARLKECPEGKIFDRLKLSYDGLQQKEKEIFLDIACFFKGKEKPYVTEVLDNCGLYADIGIEVLVNRALIQIMGNKLWMHDLLQEMAWEIVRRESSEEPGERSRVWLFEDVCHILSKNSGTRKVKVIALRSGDYRTVCLNGESFTNMTNLRILDVCAIHLSSGFKHLSNELRLLRWDNYSLKSFPPSFLPKNLVELHMRDSLLCSLWKGKRLELVLMHVYASSDALLCLTS